A single region of the Candidatus Methylomirabilota bacterium genome encodes:
- a CDS encoding DUF1343 domain-containing protein — MAAVLSGLDVLVSRFPSLLHGRTVGLLCHQASVTRNLSHAARAIGAIRGAKLRRLFAPEHGLMGAAQDHAKIGAERDALTGLPVVSLYGKRLAPDPRALEGLDALVVDLQDVGARYYTFVWTMALAMRGAARAALPVVVLDRPNPLGGEKLEGNMPDPRFASFVGLYPLPTRHGMTIGELAGYLNDTHGLGCDLTVVPMLGWQRAMRWEDTGLPWVAPSPNMPTPDTARVYPGGCLVEGTNLSEGRGTTRPFEWIGAPFLDGSRLERALTRRRLPGARFRAIGFEPAFHKWKGRRCGGVQVHVSDPERFKPVATYIALLAEARSQAPRHFRWRKPPYEFERRTLPIDLLGGGPSIRRAIEDGAPLGRLEASWRRDLAGFARARRPFLLYR, encoded by the coding sequence ATGGCCGCCGTCCTGTCGGGCCTCGACGTGCTGGTCTCGCGGTTCCCGTCTCTCCTTCACGGGCGCACCGTCGGCCTTCTCTGCCACCAGGCTTCTGTCACCCGCAACCTAAGTCATGCGGCGCGCGCCATCGGCGCTATCCGCGGCGCGAAGCTCCGCCGTCTCTTCGCGCCGGAGCACGGCCTCATGGGAGCCGCCCAGGACCACGCGAAGATCGGCGCCGAGCGCGACGCGCTGACCGGTCTCCCCGTCGTGAGCCTGTACGGTAAGCGCCTCGCCCCCGACCCGCGCGCGCTCGAAGGGCTCGACGCCCTCGTGGTGGATCTCCAGGACGTGGGCGCGCGTTATTACACCTTCGTCTGGACGATGGCGCTCGCCATGCGCGGGGCCGCGCGGGCGGCACTGCCGGTGGTCGTGCTCGACAGGCCGAATCCGCTCGGTGGCGAGAAGCTCGAAGGCAACATGCCGGATCCGCGCTTCGCCTCGTTCGTCGGTCTCTATCCCCTGCCGACGCGACACGGCATGACGATCGGCGAGCTGGCGGGCTATCTCAACGACACGCACGGGCTCGGATGCGACCTGACGGTGGTGCCGATGCTCGGCTGGCAACGCGCCATGCGCTGGGAGGACACGGGGCTGCCCTGGGTGGCGCCGTCGCCGAACATGCCGACGCCGGACACGGCCCGCGTCTATCCCGGCGGCTGCCTCGTCGAGGGCACGAATCTCTCCGAAGGCCGCGGCACGACGCGGCCGTTCGAGTGGATCGGCGCCCCCTTCCTCGACGGGTCGCGGCTGGAGCGGGCGCTTACGCGCAGGCGGCTGCCGGGAGCGCGCTTCCGCGCGATCGGCTTCGAGCCCGCCTTCCACAAATGGAAGGGGCGGCGCTGCGGCGGCGTGCAGGTCCACGTGAGCGATCCGGAGCGGTTTAAACCCGTCGCGACCTACATCGCGCTCCTAGCCGAGGCGCGCAGTCAGGCCCCGCGACACTTCAGGTGGCGGAAGCCGCCGTACGAGTTCGAGCGGCGCACGCTCCCCATCGATCTCCTCGGCGGCGGCCCGTCCATTCGCCGCGCGATCGAGGATGGGGCGCCACTCGGGCGCCTCGAAGCCTCCTGGCGCCGCGACCTCGCCGGCTTCGCCCGCGCGCGCCGCCCGTTCCTTCTCTATAGATGA
- the nagZ gene encoding beta-N-acetylhexosaminidase — MTLETLVGRRLMFGLPGPDLSDADIRLFRETQAAGLMLYRRNFETPERLHRLLTGLEEALGRRLLVATDHEGGRVIMLGRAVTIFPDNLAAGTAGEVNFVNRQGLFEGRELRRLGVDVNFSPVLDVLTERYSPNIGIRSYGKDPALVARYGAARIRGLQSAGVSACAKHFPGKGHATKDAHLGLPVIDSDWSEMHATHVPPFLAAIEAGVDCIMTSHPLYPRLDPAPDTPATFSRLIVAEYLRDEIGYRGVIVSDDLEMGAIGEICTVGEATVRAAAAGHDLLLVCHTPARQREAHAALLDAYSAADLPPRGLEQSAARLDALAAKRSARFEGGPPRPERDGEALAKALATRAVTPVTPPSAAFSRALNGRVVAVFPRLSSLAERVTVEDAMLDETRFVTQALALYGIEPVVEVVGVEPSETEITRAASTARGADATILFLYDAHLYPSSRALLDALQKSARALGVVLMRDPWDAEYLAQGVVGITAYGWRRCQLDAALARLLAPARAKPRA; from the coding sequence ATGACACTCGAGACGCTCGTGGGCCGCCGTCTCATGTTCGGCCTGCCGGGACCCGACCTGAGCGACGCCGATATTCGTCTGTTCCGCGAGACACAGGCGGCAGGCCTCATGCTGTACCGGCGCAACTTCGAGACGCCCGAGCGCCTTCACCGCCTGCTGACAGGCCTCGAGGAAGCGCTCGGCCGCAGGTTGCTGGTTGCCACCGACCATGAGGGCGGGCGCGTCATCATGCTCGGCCGCGCCGTCACCATCTTCCCCGACAACCTGGCCGCAGGCACCGCGGGAGAAGTAAACTTCGTCAACCGCCAGGGACTCTTCGAGGGCCGCGAGCTGCGCAGGCTCGGCGTGGACGTGAACTTTTCCCCGGTGCTGGACGTGCTGACCGAGCGCTACAGCCCGAACATCGGCATCCGCTCCTATGGCAAGGACCCGGCCCTTGTAGCGCGCTACGGCGCCGCGCGCATCCGCGGGCTCCAGTCGGCCGGCGTCTCCGCCTGCGCCAAGCACTTCCCGGGCAAGGGCCACGCGACCAAAGACGCCCACCTGGGCCTGCCCGTCATCGACTCCGACTGGAGCGAGATGCACGCGACGCACGTGCCGCCGTTCCTCGCGGCCATCGAGGCGGGAGTGGACTGCATCATGACCTCGCACCCGCTCTACCCACGCCTCGACCCCGCGCCGGACACGCCCGCGACCTTCTCGCGGTTGATCGTCGCGGAGTACCTGCGCGACGAGATCGGCTACCGCGGCGTCATCGTCTCGGACGACCTCGAGATGGGCGCGATCGGCGAGATCTGCACTGTGGGCGAGGCTACGGTGCGAGCGGCGGCGGCGGGGCACGACCTGCTGCTCGTCTGCCACACGCCTGCGCGCCAACGTGAAGCCCATGCCGCCCTGCTCGATGCCTACAGCGCCGCGGACTTGCCCCCGCGGGGACTCGAGCAAAGCGCCGCGCGCCTCGACGCGCTCGCGGCCAAGCGCTCCGCGCGATTCGAGGGCGGCCCGCCACGCCCCGAGCGCGACGGCGAGGCTCTCGCCAAGGCTCTCGCCACCCGCGCCGTGACGCCGGTGACCCCGCCCAGCGCCGCATTCAGCCGCGCCCTCAACGGTCGAGTGGTCGCCGTCTTTCCACGGTTGTCGTCGCTGGCCGAGAGGGTCACGGTCGAGGACGCGATGCTGGACGAGACGCGCTTCGTCACCCAGGCGCTGGCGCTCTACGGCATCGAACCCGTGGTGGAGGTGGTCGGCGTGGAGCCGAGCGAAACCGAGATCACACGCGCCGCCTCGACGGCCCGGGGCGCCGACGCGACCATCCTCTTCCTCTACGACGCCCACCTCTACCCGTCCAGCCGCGCGCTGCTGGATGCGCTCCAGAAGTCGGCGCGCGCCCTCGGCGTCGTGCTGATGCGCGACCCGTGGGACGCGGAGTATCTCGCCCAAGGCGTCGTCGGCATCACTGCCTACGGCTGGCGCCGCTGCCAGCTCGACGCAGCCCTCGCCCGTCTCCTCGCCCCCGCTCGTGCGAAACCCAGAGCCTAG
- a CDS encoding adenylate/guanylate cyclase domain-containing protein: MNCSQCQAENREGARFCRECGALFAPVCSSCGAKVEAGSTFCDNCGTPLAATPTPTPEPLHLVRAEAATAEDFTEIVRASKSPAEAQRRQLTVMFCDLVGSTELAARVDPEVLRDVVRSYQQVCDAVIRQLHGNVAQYLGDGLLVYFGYPVASEDDPRRAVRAGLGIIEAIATLNARLQREKGITLAVRVGIHTGLVVIGEIGGASRREELALGETPNVAARLQAIAESDTVVISAATHRLLRGSVMVTDLGAQVVKGLPAPLRAYRVQGDGGAANSLEASAAEALTPLVGRDQEVGLLLDRWEHVKDGRGHVVLLSGEPGIGKSRLVRVLKDHIAAEGYLGWECRCSPYHQDSALYPLIDLFERALQFDRDDAPPERVAKIEARLVRYGLAQPEAVSLWAAFLSVAVPDQHPPLNLTPQRQKEKTFEAIVAQLLALAAEQPLLFIVEDLHWADPSTRELVDFVFGQVPAASILMLMTSRPEFRPPWAHRSHFTYLTVNRVTRKQTELMVERVTGGKSLPAEVLQQVVAKTDGVPLFVEELTRMVLESGLLRDQGDRYELTEALPPLAIPSTLQDSLMARLDRLGTVKEVAQVGAALGRTFPYELLRAIASIDDRTLQAALEKLGESDLLHQRGVPPDATYIFKHALIQETAYQSMLMSRRKQLHTRIADTLVERFPGTTGTQPELVAHHYTEAGLADQAVDYWQRAGQRAVERSANLEGIAHFTKGLNVLATLPDSRDRREREVALRTALGPALMSTKGLGAREVEQNYTQALALCRQLGGRSELFAVLRGLWEFHELRGDLKTALELAEELFRLALAVDDDAALRLVAHDVLGDTLYWLGEFTRSLEHLERGIELYRSDEHRVLAHQHAGYDPGVACRSFSAVALWYLGYPDRAVRRNEEAIALARELSQTFSMILAVEFGAVVRHLRREAPLAKACAETDIALSTEQGNAFFLGCGMVEQGWAIAQEGQVDEGLALIVRGMDVCRSSGAVLELPHCWASLAEAYRGAGRIEEALQAVAEGLTHARETSARFNEAELYRLKGELLLAGAGPGAEDAERCFRQAVEIARHQSAKSLELRAATSLSRLLQRQGKREDARRLLAEVYAWFTEGFDTADLKDARALLDALAID, translated from the coding sequence ATGAACTGTTCTCAGTGTCAGGCAGAGAACCGCGAGGGGGCACGATTCTGTCGCGAGTGCGGCGCACTGTTCGCTCCCGTCTGTTCGAGCTGCGGCGCGAAGGTGGAGGCCGGAAGCACGTTCTGCGATAACTGCGGAACACCGCTGGCGGCGACTCCCACACCGACACCCGAGCCATTACATCTTGTCAGGGCCGAGGCCGCCACTGCCGAAGACTTCACCGAAATCGTCCGCGCCTCGAAGAGTCCCGCAGAGGCGCAGCGCCGGCAACTCACGGTGATGTTCTGCGACCTCGTCGGATCGACAGAGCTGGCAGCCCGGGTCGATCCCGAGGTGCTCCGCGACGTGGTGCGCTCCTACCAGCAGGTATGTGACGCCGTGATCCGCCAGCTTCATGGCAATGTCGCGCAGTACCTCGGCGACGGTCTGCTCGTGTATTTCGGGTATCCGGTCGCCAGTGAGGACGACCCTCGGCGCGCCGTACGAGCCGGCCTCGGCATCATCGAGGCGATCGCAACGCTGAACGCGCGCCTGCAACGCGAGAAGGGGATCACGCTTGCGGTCCGTGTCGGCATCCACACGGGGCTGGTCGTGATCGGGGAAATCGGCGGAGCGAGCCGGCGCGAAGAGTTGGCGCTCGGCGAAACACCGAACGTCGCGGCGCGCCTCCAGGCCATCGCAGAGTCCGATACCGTCGTGATCAGCGCCGCGACGCATCGACTCCTGCGGGGATCGGTCATGGTGACTGACCTCGGCGCGCAGGTTGTCAAGGGGCTGCCGGCACCGCTGCGCGCGTACCGGGTCCAGGGTGACGGCGGGGCGGCGAATTCGCTGGAAGCTTCGGCAGCGGAGGCACTCACGCCGCTGGTAGGACGCGATCAGGAAGTCGGCCTGCTCCTCGACCGTTGGGAGCACGTCAAAGATGGACGCGGCCACGTGGTGTTGCTCAGTGGCGAGCCCGGGATCGGCAAGTCGCGGCTGGTTCGGGTCTTGAAAGATCACATCGCTGCGGAGGGGTACCTCGGGTGGGAATGTCGCTGCTCTCCCTACCACCAGGACAGCGCCCTCTATCCGCTGATCGACCTCTTCGAGCGCGCGCTCCAGTTCGATCGAGATGACGCGCCACCCGAGCGGGTCGCGAAGATCGAAGCAAGACTCGTCCGATATGGTCTGGCCCAGCCCGAGGCGGTGTCGCTCTGGGCCGCGTTCCTGTCCGTTGCGGTTCCCGACCAGCACCCGCCATTGAACCTCACGCCTCAACGCCAGAAGGAGAAGACGTTCGAAGCCATCGTGGCCCAGCTTTTGGCGCTCGCCGCAGAGCAACCGCTCCTCTTCATCGTCGAAGATCTTCACTGGGCTGACCCGTCCACGCGCGAGCTCGTCGATTTCGTCTTCGGTCAGGTGCCGGCTGCATCGATCTTGATGCTCATGACGTCGCGCCCGGAATTTCGACCGCCGTGGGCCCATCGCAGTCACTTCACCTACCTCACGGTGAACCGAGTGACACGAAAGCAGACCGAACTGATGGTCGAGCGAGTGACGGGCGGAAAGTCGCTGCCCGCCGAAGTCCTACAGCAGGTCGTTGCAAAAACCGACGGCGTTCCCTTGTTCGTGGAAGAGCTCACGAGAATGGTGCTCGAATCCGGTTTGCTTCGAGACCAGGGCGACCGCTACGAGCTGACCGAGGCGCTTCCTCCGTTGGCGATTCCCTCGACGCTCCAGGATTCGCTCATGGCCCGGCTCGATCGCCTGGGCACGGTGAAGGAAGTGGCGCAGGTCGGCGCGGCGCTCGGGCGCACGTTTCCGTACGAGCTCCTGCGCGCCATCGCATCCATCGACGACAGGACGTTGCAGGCCGCGCTCGAAAAACTCGGCGAGTCCGACCTGCTCCATCAGCGCGGGGTGCCTCCCGATGCCACGTACATCTTCAAGCACGCGCTGATCCAGGAGACCGCGTACCAATCGATGCTGATGAGCCGGAGGAAGCAACTTCACACGAGAATTGCTGACACGCTTGTCGAACGATTCCCGGGGACGACCGGAACGCAACCCGAGCTCGTAGCCCACCACTACACTGAGGCCGGTCTGGCCGATCAGGCGGTCGACTATTGGCAGCGAGCGGGCCAACGCGCGGTCGAACGGTCAGCGAACCTCGAAGGCATTGCGCACTTCACGAAGGGACTGAACGTCCTGGCGACGCTGCCCGACAGTCGCGACCGGCGGGAGCGCGAGGTCGCTCTGCGGACGGCCCTGGGGCCGGCCCTGATGTCCACGAAGGGCCTCGGAGCGCGCGAAGTCGAACAGAACTACACGCAAGCGCTGGCGCTGTGCCGACAGTTGGGCGGGAGGTCAGAGCTCTTCGCCGTGCTCAGAGGGCTCTGGGAATTCCACGAGCTGCGCGGGGATCTGAAGACCGCACTGGAGCTCGCTGAAGAGCTGTTCCGGCTGGCCCTGGCCGTCGACGACGACGCGGCGTTGCGGTTGGTTGCCCACGATGTCCTCGGCGACACCCTGTACTGGCTCGGTGAGTTCACCCGCTCCCTGGAACACCTGGAGCGCGGCATCGAGTTGTATCGATCCGACGAGCATCGCGTCCTCGCCCACCAACACGCAGGCTATGACCCTGGCGTCGCATGCCGGAGTTTTTCAGCGGTTGCGCTGTGGTACCTGGGCTATCCCGATCGAGCCGTCCGACGTAACGAGGAGGCCATCGCGCTTGCGCGTGAGCTGTCCCAGACGTTCAGCATGATCTTGGCCGTGGAGTTCGGCGCCGTGGTCCGTCACCTTCGTCGAGAGGCCCCACTCGCCAAGGCCTGCGCCGAGACCGACATCGCCTTGTCGACGGAGCAGGGGAATGCGTTCTTTCTCGGCTGTGGCATGGTCGAGCAAGGCTGGGCGATCGCGCAGGAAGGGCAGGTGGACGAAGGCCTCGCGCTCATCGTGCGCGGAATGGACGTGTGTCGGAGCTCCGGAGCCGTGCTCGAACTGCCGCACTGTTGGGCATCACTCGCTGAAGCCTATCGCGGCGCCGGCCGCATCGAGGAGGCGCTGCAGGCGGTCGCCGAAGGCCTGACGCACGCGCGAGAGACGTCGGCCCGCTTCAACGAGGCCGAGCTGTATCGGCTTAAAGGCGAGCTGCTCCTGGCGGGCGCCGGTCCCGGGGCAGAGGACGCGGAACGTTGCTTTCGTCAGGCCGTCGAGATCGCTCGACACCAGAGCGCCAAGTCGCTCGAGCTGCGGGCCGCGACGAGCTTGAGCCGTCTGCTCCAACGACAGGGCAAGCGCGAGGATGCGCGACGCCTGCTGGCGGAGGTCTACGCCTGGTTCACCGAAGGATTCGACACCGCCGACCTGAAGGATGCGCGGGCGTTGCTCGACGCATTGGCGATCGACTGA
- a CDS encoding CoA transferase, giving the protein MSKPFAGVRILDFTRYLAGPYGTYQLALLGADVLKIESRDGDETRSQLISKEWADRKMPPGFLAVNGNKRSITLDLRRPEAVEVVKRLVATADVVWENFRPGVMDKLGVGYEALSAINSRLIYCAVSGFGHTGPERTTAAFDGKLQAMSGIMSITGEPAGGPMRAGFAICDTIGGITAALAVASALYQRTHTGLGQFVDVAMLDAALAFIPGPVSEYTVAGIEQRQIGNDSVSRKPTAGRFRARDGYIVLSVLTEKQFVRLMRTIGRADALDDPRFKDWQARTDNVAALREVIEGALATDDPKSWEARLTAADVPCACVWKIDEIVEHPQLKHRDVLQTVDSRYGPMRLVGAGFRLAHGSPGIDREPPTLGEHTDEILAEAGYAPAEIERLRRDAVI; this is encoded by the coding sequence ATGAGCAAGCCGTTCGCCGGCGTCCGGATCCTCGACTTCACCCGGTACCTCGCGGGCCCGTACGGCACCTACCAGCTGGCGCTCCTCGGCGCCGACGTCCTGAAGATCGAGTCGCGCGACGGTGACGAGACGCGCAGCCAGCTGATCAGCAAGGAGTGGGCGGACCGCAAGATGCCGCCGGGCTTCCTGGCGGTGAACGGCAACAAGCGCAGCATCACGCTCGACCTCAGGCGGCCGGAGGCGGTCGAGGTGGTCAAGCGGCTCGTCGCCACGGCCGACGTCGTGTGGGAGAACTTCCGGCCCGGTGTGATGGACAAGCTCGGGGTCGGCTACGAGGCGCTGTCTGCGATAAACTCGCGGTTGATCTACTGCGCGGTCTCGGGCTTCGGCCACACGGGACCGGAGCGGACGACGGCCGCCTTCGACGGCAAGCTGCAGGCGATGTCCGGGATCATGTCGATCACCGGCGAGCCCGCGGGCGGCCCGATGCGCGCCGGCTTCGCGATCTGCGACACGATCGGCGGCATCACCGCGGCGCTGGCGGTGGCAAGCGCGCTCTACCAGCGCACCCACACCGGGCTGGGGCAGTTCGTGGACGTCGCGATGCTCGACGCCGCGCTCGCCTTCATCCCCGGCCCCGTGTCCGAGTACACCGTGGCCGGCATCGAGCAGCGGCAGATCGGCAACGACTCAGTCAGCCGCAAGCCGACGGCCGGCCGCTTCCGGGCGCGGGATGGGTACATCGTCCTCTCCGTGCTGACGGAAAAGCAGTTCGTGAGACTCATGCGCACGATCGGGCGCGCCGACGCGCTCGACGACCCGCGGTTCAAGGACTGGCAGGCGCGGACCGACAACGTGGCGGCGCTCCGCGAAGTCATCGAAGGCGCGCTGGCGACGGACGATCCCAAGAGCTGGGAGGCGCGGCTCACCGCGGCCGACGTTCCGTGCGCCTGCGTCTGGAAGATCGACGAGATCGTCGAGCACCCGCAGCTCAAGCACCGCGACGTGCTGCAGACGGTCGACTCGCGCTATGGACCGATGCGACTCGTGGGCGCGGGCTTCAGGCTCGCGCACGGCAGCCCGGGCATCGACCGGGAGCCGCCGACCCTCGGCGAGCACACGGACGAGATCCTCGCTGAAGCGGGCTACGCGCCGGCCGAAATCGAGCGCCTGCGGCGCGACGCCGTCATCTGA